Proteins encoded in a region of the Carassius auratus strain Wakin chromosome 21, ASM336829v1, whole genome shotgun sequence genome:
- the LOC113038177 gene encoding RING finger protein 145-like isoform X1, protein MAMKARVEAVLNVGLRIPSIMLLEVLYRWDVSSFFQKIQRSSLSNNPLFQYKYIALYLHYVGYILSLVLLTLPRQHLVQLYLYVLTALLLFAGHQLSRDYVRGELDSGYEGPLYLEPLSMNRFTTALIGQVVVCTLCSCVMQTKQIWLFSAHLLPLVARLCLVPLETIVFINRFAMIFTGLEVLYFIASNLLVPYNLAKTAYRELVQVVEVYGLLALGMSLWNQLVLPVLFMCFWLVLFALQIYTYFSTRDRPPSRERLLFLFLTSIAECCSTPYSLLGLVFTVSFVALGVLTLCKFYLQGYRAFMNDNAVHRGMTEGITLLILAVQTGLIELQVIHRAFLLSIILFVVVASILQSMLEIADPIVLALGASRDKSLWKHFRAVSLCLFLLVFPAYMAYMICQFFRMDFWLLIIISSSILTSLQVLGTLLIYILFMVEEIRKAPVENMDEVIYCVNGTYRLLEFLVAVCVVAYGVSETLFGEWTVMGSTIILVHSYYNVWLRAQLGWQSFLLRRDAVHKIQNMPTASALQLQQHNDICSICFQDMKSAVITPCGHFFHAGCLKKWLYVQETCPLCHGQLKSQLQPTSSSGAANQNPAEVGQEEGEPQVELDPEEDTQAKNTPPMQTPAERELGTDLPSGSSKIQPKECDPAAESSTSPEADLNDDGSCSTSDVHSSS, encoded by the exons GCTACATCCTCAGTCTGGTGTTGTTGACTTTACCCCGGCAGCATCTGGTGCAGCTCTACCTCTATGTGCTCACAGCTCTTCTGCTCTTCGCTGGACACCAGCTCTCCAG GGATTATGTACGTGGAGAGCTGGACTCTGGTTATGAGGGACCACTTTACCTGGAGCCTCTGTCCATGAACCGCTTTACCACAGCACTCATTG GTCAGGTCGTGGTGTGTACGCTGTGTTCCTGCGTCATGCAGACCAAACAGATCTGGCTGTTTTCTGCACACCTGCTCCCCCTAGTGGCTAGACTGTGCCTCGTGCCCCTGGAGACCATCGTCTTCATCAACCGCTTCGCTATGATCTTCACCGGTCTGGAGGTGCTCTACTTCATCGCCTCCAACCTGCTGGTGCCATACAATCTGGCCAAAACTGCCTACAGAGAGCTGGTGCAG GTGGTGGAGGTGTACGGTTTGCTGGCTCTGGGCATGTCTCTGTGGAATCAGCTGGTTCTGCCTGTTCTCTTCATGTGCTTCTGGCTGGTGCTGTTTGCACTGCAGATCTACACCTACTTCAGCACACGGGACCGGCCGCCCTCCAGAGAGAGGCTGCTCTTCCTGTTCCTCACCAG TATCGCTGAGTGCTGTAGTACTCCTTACTCTCTGCTGGGGCTGGTCTTCACTGTGTCTTTCGTGGCGCTGGGCGTCCTCACGCTCTGCAAGTTCTATCTACAGGGGTATAGAGCTTTCATGAATGACAACGCCGTGCACAG GGGAATGACTGAGGGCATCACTCTGCTGATCTTGGCTGTTCAGACTGGGCTCATTGAGCTGCAGGTCATTCACAGAGCATTCCTCCTCAGCATCATCCTCTTTGTCGTGGTGGCTTCCATCCTGCAGTCCATGCTGGAGATCGCTGACCCTATAGTTCTGGCACTAGGGGCCTCCAGAGACAA GAGTCTGTGGAAGCACTTCCGAGCAGTAAGTCTTTGTCTTTTCCTGCTGGTCTTCCCTGCTTACATGGCTTACATGATCTGCCAGTTCTTCCGTATGGACTTCTGGCTGCTCATAATCATCTCCTCCAGCATCCTCACATCACTGCAG GTTCTTGGTACACTTCTGATCTATATCCTCTTCATGGTGGAAGAGATTCGTAAGGCTCCTGTTGAGAACATGGATGAAGTCATCTACTGTGTCAATGGAACCTACCGGCTCCTGGAGTTCCTGGTGGCCGTCTGCGTGGTGGCCTACGGTGTCTCAGAGACCCTGTTTGGAGAATGGACTGTAATGGGCTCCACCATCATCCTGGTTCACTCTTATTATAACGTGTGGCTAAGGGCCCAGCTGGGCTGGCAGAGCTTCCTGTTGCGCAGAGATGCAGTTCACAAGATCCAAAACATGCCCACTGCTTCTGCATTACAGCTCCAGCAACATAATGACATCTGTTCTATATGCTTTCAG GATATGAAGTCTGCTGTCATCACGCCATGCGGCCACTTTTTCCACGCTGGCTGCTTGAAGAAGTGGCTGTACGTGCAAGAAACGTGTCCTCTGTGCCACGGCCAGCTCAAAAGCCAATTACAGCCAACGAGCTCTTCAGGAGCTGCCAATCAGAACCCAGCAGAGGTGGGACAGGAGGAGGGTGAGCCACAGGTTGAGCTGGACCCTGAGGAAGACACCCAAGCAAAAAACACTCCTCCCATGCAAACCCCAGCCGAGCGAGAGCTTGGAACGGACTTGCCATCGGGGAGCTCGAAAATCCAGCCCAAAGAATGTGATCCAGCGGCAGAGAGCAGCACCAGCCCAGAAGCTGATCTGAATGATGATGGTTCCTGCAGCACGTCAGATGTCCATTCCTCTTCATGA
- the LOC113038177 gene encoding RING finger protein 145-like isoform X2, producing the protein MCSQLFCSSLDSGYEGPLYLEPLSMNRFTTALIGQVVVCTLCSCVMQTKQIWLFSAHLLPLVARLCLVPLETIVFINRFAMIFTGLEVLYFIASNLLVPYNLAKTAYRELVQVVEVYGLLALGMSLWNQLVLPVLFMCFWLVLFALQIYTYFSTRDRPPSRERLLFLFLTSIAECCSTPYSLLGLVFTVSFVALGVLTLCKFYLQGYRAFMNDNAVHRGMTEGITLLILAVQTGLIELQVIHRAFLLSIILFVVVASILQSMLEIADPIVLALGASRDKSLWKHFRAVSLCLFLLVFPAYMAYMICQFFRMDFWLLIIISSSILTSLQVLGTLLIYILFMVEEIRKAPVENMDEVIYCVNGTYRLLEFLVAVCVVAYGVSETLFGEWTVMGSTIILVHSYYNVWLRAQLGWQSFLLRRDAVHKIQNMPTASALQLQQHNDICSICFQDMKSAVITPCGHFFHAGCLKKWLYVQETCPLCHGQLKSQLQPTSSSGAANQNPAEVGQEEGEPQVELDPEEDTQAKNTPPMQTPAERELGTDLPSGSSKIQPKECDPAAESSTSPEADLNDDGSCSTSDVHSSS; encoded by the exons ATGTGCTCACAGCTCTTCTGCTCTTC GCTGGACTCTGGTTATGAGGGACCACTTTACCTGGAGCCTCTGTCCATGAACCGCTTTACCACAGCACTCATTG GTCAGGTCGTGGTGTGTACGCTGTGTTCCTGCGTCATGCAGACCAAACAGATCTGGCTGTTTTCTGCACACCTGCTCCCCCTAGTGGCTAGACTGTGCCTCGTGCCCCTGGAGACCATCGTCTTCATCAACCGCTTCGCTATGATCTTCACCGGTCTGGAGGTGCTCTACTTCATCGCCTCCAACCTGCTGGTGCCATACAATCTGGCCAAAACTGCCTACAGAGAGCTGGTGCAG GTGGTGGAGGTGTACGGTTTGCTGGCTCTGGGCATGTCTCTGTGGAATCAGCTGGTTCTGCCTGTTCTCTTCATGTGCTTCTGGCTGGTGCTGTTTGCACTGCAGATCTACACCTACTTCAGCACACGGGACCGGCCGCCCTCCAGAGAGAGGCTGCTCTTCCTGTTCCTCACCAG TATCGCTGAGTGCTGTAGTACTCCTTACTCTCTGCTGGGGCTGGTCTTCACTGTGTCTTTCGTGGCGCTGGGCGTCCTCACGCTCTGCAAGTTCTATCTACAGGGGTATAGAGCTTTCATGAATGACAACGCCGTGCACAG GGGAATGACTGAGGGCATCACTCTGCTGATCTTGGCTGTTCAGACTGGGCTCATTGAGCTGCAGGTCATTCACAGAGCATTCCTCCTCAGCATCATCCTCTTTGTCGTGGTGGCTTCCATCCTGCAGTCCATGCTGGAGATCGCTGACCCTATAGTTCTGGCACTAGGGGCCTCCAGAGACAA GAGTCTGTGGAAGCACTTCCGAGCAGTAAGTCTTTGTCTTTTCCTGCTGGTCTTCCCTGCTTACATGGCTTACATGATCTGCCAGTTCTTCCGTATGGACTTCTGGCTGCTCATAATCATCTCCTCCAGCATCCTCACATCACTGCAG GTTCTTGGTACACTTCTGATCTATATCCTCTTCATGGTGGAAGAGATTCGTAAGGCTCCTGTTGAGAACATGGATGAAGTCATCTACTGTGTCAATGGAACCTACCGGCTCCTGGAGTTCCTGGTGGCCGTCTGCGTGGTGGCCTACGGTGTCTCAGAGACCCTGTTTGGAGAATGGACTGTAATGGGCTCCACCATCATCCTGGTTCACTCTTATTATAACGTGTGGCTAAGGGCCCAGCTGGGCTGGCAGAGCTTCCTGTTGCGCAGAGATGCAGTTCACAAGATCCAAAACATGCCCACTGCTTCTGCATTACAGCTCCAGCAACATAATGACATCTGTTCTATATGCTTTCAG GATATGAAGTCTGCTGTCATCACGCCATGCGGCCACTTTTTCCACGCTGGCTGCTTGAAGAAGTGGCTGTACGTGCAAGAAACGTGTCCTCTGTGCCACGGCCAGCTCAAAAGCCAATTACAGCCAACGAGCTCTTCAGGAGCTGCCAATCAGAACCCAGCAGAGGTGGGACAGGAGGAGGGTGAGCCACAGGTTGAGCTGGACCCTGAGGAAGACACCCAAGCAAAAAACACTCCTCCCATGCAAACCCCAGCCGAGCGAGAGCTTGGAACGGACTTGCCATCGGGGAGCTCGAAAATCCAGCCCAAAGAATGTGATCCAGCGGCAGAGAGCAGCACCAGCCCAGAAGCTGATCTGAATGATGATGGTTCCTGCAGCACGTCAGATGTCCATTCCTCTTCATGA